One stretch of Cellulomonas wangsupingiae DNA includes these proteins:
- a CDS encoding SLC13 family permease has translation MVGPLLALLVGWAVPDMMPEAAGAPQYAGAVTAATLVLMGVWWMTEALPLAVTALLPLVVLPVAGVAPVSDVAAPYANKVIFLFLGGFVLAVALQRWDVHLRIALGVVRLVGTAPRRLVLGMMVATALLSMWVSNTATAVMMLPIGVSVLALLGRERGGVDARLSAALMLGIAYAATIGSFGTIIASPPNALLVGYVSETYGIEISFGQWMAVGLPLSIVFLLLAWLVLTRVIFRFDPAPLCEDDTVVRVELDRLGPMGHPQRRVVAVFALAAVSWIALPLVWPGTPVTDEVVAVIVAILLFLLPSGDDCGGRLLDWSDTRELPWGILLLFGGGLALASQITASGLSVWIGERAHGLHGLPTFVVVAAVCVLTVAMTEFMSNTATAATLLPIMSTVGDALGYGPLLLAVPVALAAGCTFMMPAATPPNAIAYSSGYVRVPDMIRAGAPLSVASVLLVTITVTTLASWVLGIPG, from the coding sequence GTGGTCGGTCCGCTGCTGGCCCTCCTCGTCGGCTGGGCAGTCCCGGACATGATGCCCGAGGCGGCCGGGGCGCCCCAGTACGCCGGTGCCGTGACCGCCGCGACCCTCGTGCTCATGGGCGTGTGGTGGATGACCGAGGCGCTGCCGCTGGCGGTGACGGCGCTGCTGCCGCTGGTGGTGCTCCCTGTCGCGGGCGTCGCACCCGTCTCCGACGTCGCCGCGCCGTACGCGAACAAGGTGATCTTCCTGTTCCTCGGCGGGTTCGTGCTCGCCGTCGCGCTGCAGCGCTGGGACGTGCACCTGCGGATCGCGCTCGGCGTGGTGCGGCTGGTCGGCACCGCCCCGCGGCGCCTCGTGCTCGGGATGATGGTCGCCACCGCCCTGCTGAGCATGTGGGTCTCGAACACCGCGACCGCCGTGATGATGCTGCCCATCGGGGTGTCCGTCCTCGCGCTGCTGGGGCGGGAGCGAGGCGGCGTCGACGCGCGGCTGTCGGCCGCCCTCATGCTGGGCATCGCCTACGCGGCGACGATCGGGTCGTTCGGCACGATCATCGCGAGCCCGCCGAACGCGCTGCTCGTCGGCTACGTCTCGGAGACGTACGGCATCGAGATCAGCTTCGGCCAGTGGATGGCCGTCGGGCTCCCGCTGTCGATCGTGTTCCTGCTGCTCGCCTGGCTCGTGCTGACCCGGGTGATCTTCCGCTTCGACCCCGCACCGTTGTGCGAGGACGACACCGTGGTGCGCGTCGAGCTCGACCGGCTCGGCCCCATGGGCCACCCGCAGCGGCGGGTCGTCGCGGTCTTCGCGCTCGCGGCGGTGTCCTGGATCGCGCTGCCGCTGGTCTGGCCCGGCACCCCCGTCACGGACGAGGTCGTGGCCGTCATCGTCGCGATCCTGCTGTTCCTGCTGCCGTCCGGCGACGACTGCGGCGGACGGCTGCTCGACTGGTCGGACACGCGCGAGCTGCCGTGGGGGATCCTCCTGCTGTTCGGTGGCGGCCTGGCGCTGGCCTCGCAGATCACGGCGTCCGGGCTGTCGGTCTGGATCGGCGAGCGCGCGCACGGGCTGCACGGCCTGCCCACCTTCGTGGTCGTCGCCGCGGTGTGCGTGCTGACCGTCGCGATGACCGAGTTCATGTCGAACACCGCCACGGCGGCGACGCTGCTGCCGATCATGAGCACGGTCGGCGACGCGCTCGGGTACGGGCCGCTGCTCCTCGCGGTACCGGTCGCGCTCGCCGCCGGGTGCACCTTCATGATGCCCGCCGCGACCCCGCCCAACGCCATCGCCTACTCGTCCGGCTACGTGCGGGTGCCGGACATGATCCGCGCGGGGGCGCCCCTGAGCGTCGCGTCCGTGCTGCTCGTGACGATCACCGTGACGACGCTCGCGTCGTGGGTGCTCGGCATCCCGGGCTGA
- a CDS encoding endo-1,4-beta-xylanase: protein MTVHPTTPAAVASRAVADPGVAHRARTRTVQVVDTAGRPLAGAPVTVEQVAHGIAFGCIGFDETERAWRRLTGVQAAPGEDELLDRLDALWFDLFDTATLPFYWGTFEPRQGQVRTAALRAAAEHYVSRGARVKGHPLVWHTVAPRWLEPLPDDEVLRLLRERVRRDAGEFAGLVDTWDAINEVVIMPVFTKDTNAVTRVAKTVGRVGMIQLAFDEARAANPAATLLLNDFDMSADYEHLVEDCLAAGVRIDALGLQSHMHQGAWGRDKTLDVLERFGRFGLPLHFTETTMLSGELMPKHLDDLNDHRVDVWPSTPDGLDRQAEEMVAHYRTLIADARVQAVTYWGLSDHGMWLNAPGGLVFADGTPKPSYDALRDLVRGQWWLAPTTVVTDDAGRVDVTGLPGRYAVEVDGTRTEVLIGEGDTAVVPVTVG from the coding sequence ATGACCGTCCACCCGACCACGCCCGCCGCCGTCGCGAGCAGGGCCGTCGCCGACCCCGGGGTCGCGCACCGCGCGCGGACCCGCACCGTCCAGGTCGTCGACACCGCGGGCCGCCCGCTGGCCGGTGCGCCGGTCACCGTCGAGCAGGTGGCGCACGGGATCGCCTTCGGCTGCATCGGGTTCGACGAGACCGAGCGGGCCTGGCGCCGGCTCACGGGTGTGCAGGCCGCACCCGGGGAGGACGAGCTGCTCGACCGCCTCGACGCGCTGTGGTTCGACCTGTTCGACACCGCCACCCTGCCCTTCTACTGGGGCACCTTCGAGCCGCGGCAGGGCCAGGTGCGGACCGCCGCCCTGCGTGCGGCCGCCGAGCACTACGTGTCCCGCGGGGCGCGCGTGAAGGGCCACCCGCTCGTGTGGCACACCGTGGCGCCGCGGTGGCTCGAGCCCCTGCCGGACGACGAGGTGCTGCGCCTGCTGCGCGAGCGCGTGCGTCGCGACGCGGGCGAGTTCGCGGGCCTCGTCGACACGTGGGACGCGATCAACGAGGTCGTGATCATGCCGGTGTTCACCAAGGACACCAACGCGGTCACCCGGGTCGCCAAGACCGTGGGGCGCGTGGGCATGATCCAGCTGGCCTTCGACGAGGCGCGCGCCGCCAACCCCGCGGCGACGCTCCTGCTCAACGACTTCGACATGTCCGCCGACTACGAGCACCTCGTCGAGGACTGCCTGGCCGCCGGCGTGCGCATCGACGCACTGGGCCTGCAGAGCCACATGCACCAGGGCGCGTGGGGCCGTGACAAGACGCTCGACGTGCTCGAGCGGTTCGGCCGGTTCGGCCTGCCGCTGCACTTCACCGAGACGACGATGCTGTCCGGCGAGCTCATGCCGAAGCACCTCGACGACCTCAACGACCACCGGGTCGACGTGTGGCCCAGCACGCCCGACGGCCTGGACCGGCAGGCGGAGGAGATGGTGGCGCACTACCGCACGCTCATCGCCGACGCGCGGGTGCAGGCGGTCACCTACTGGGGCCTGTCGGACCACGGGATGTGGCTCAACGCACCCGGCGGGCTCGTCTTCGCCGACGGCACGCCCAAGCCCTCGTACGACGCGCTGCGCGACCTGGTGCGCGGGCAGTGGTGGCTCGCGCCGACCACGGTCGTGACCGACGACGCGGGCCGCGTGGACGTCACCGGTCTGCCCGGGCGCTACGCGGTCGAGGTCGACGGCACGCGCACCGAGGTGCTCATCGGGGAGGGCGACACCGCCGTCGTGCCCGTGACGGTCGGTTGA
- a CDS encoding MFS transporter codes for MRGASAADDAPTPLARPRLVRDRLTLGLYAPFVVWGWLLYSFNPSVPLLASELGITGAQAGLHGTAMAVGGLAAAPLTPRVVRRVGRRGTLVGGSLLVALGVVGLLLGPTLPWTLTGMFVTALGGNIMIASTVVGIAQHTGPAASAAITEANGAGSTVGLVGPLAVGACVAAGWGWRPGVAVTIVLGIAAAVLLARLPASPALPRGLRRGAASGASSGQDADAPPVVAPAAGSGTSVGSAGSSVRGRVRFAVPLFLTSIVAATALENATTYWATDLVLSRTDAGPGIATATAAGLIAGMSAVRFVVGPLSLRVHPAHLLAASFGVAVVGWAILWTATDARVALAGLVVAGIGYGVQYPLSVALLLAASPGQGDRTQSRATLAGALAIGVAPFLLGALADAFGTHRAFLLVPVVAVVGMVVATLGGRVVRRPAVL; via the coding sequence GTGCGAGGAGCGTCCGCGGCGGACGACGCCCCCACACCCCTCGCCCGTCCGCGGCTCGTCCGCGACCGTCTGACGCTCGGCCTGTACGCGCCGTTCGTGGTGTGGGGCTGGCTGCTCTACAGCTTCAACCCGTCCGTGCCGCTGCTGGCCTCCGAGCTCGGCATCACCGGCGCGCAGGCGGGCCTGCACGGCACCGCGATGGCGGTGGGCGGCCTGGCGGCCGCGCCGCTGACGCCGCGCGTCGTGCGGCGGGTCGGCCGCCGGGGCACCCTCGTGGGCGGCTCGTTGCTCGTCGCGCTCGGCGTCGTGGGGCTGCTGCTCGGGCCGACGCTGCCGTGGACGCTCACGGGGATGTTCGTCACCGCGCTCGGCGGCAACATCATGATCGCGTCCACCGTCGTGGGCATCGCGCAGCACACCGGGCCGGCGGCCTCCGCCGCGATCACGGAGGCCAACGGGGCGGGATCGACCGTGGGGCTCGTGGGGCCGCTGGCGGTCGGCGCGTGCGTGGCCGCCGGGTGGGGGTGGCGGCCGGGAGTGGCCGTGACGATCGTCCTCGGGATCGCCGCCGCCGTGCTGCTCGCGCGTCTGCCGGCGTCGCCGGCGCTGCCGCGCGGACTGCGCCGCGGTGCCGCGAGCGGGGCGTCGAGCGGGCAGGACGCCGACGCGCCGCCGGTCGTCGCGCCTGCCGCCGGGAGCGGCACGAGCGTCGGGAGCGCGGGGTCCTCCGTCCGCGGCCGCGTCCGGTTCGCGGTGCCGCTGTTCCTCACCTCCATCGTCGCGGCCACCGCGCTCGAGAACGCCACCACGTACTGGGCCACCGACCTCGTGCTGTCCCGGACCGACGCGGGCCCCGGCATCGCGACCGCCACGGCGGCGGGGCTGATCGCGGGCATGTCGGCCGTGCGGTTCGTCGTCGGGCCCCTGTCGTTGCGGGTGCACCCCGCGCACCTGCTCGCCGCGTCCTTCGGGGTCGCGGTGGTGGGGTGGGCGATCCTGTGGACCGCCACGGACGCGCGGGTGGCGCTCGCCGGACTCGTCGTCGCCGGGATCGGGTACGGCGTGCAGTACCCGCTGTCGGTCGCGCTGCTCCTCGCCGCCTCGCCGGGGCAGGGCGACCGCACGCAGTCGCGTGCGACCCTGGCCGGTGCCCTGGCGATCGGCGTCGCGCCATTCCTGCTGGGGGCGCTCGCCGACGCGTTCGGCACCCACCGGGCGTTCCTGCTGGTCCCCGTGGTCGCCGTCGTCGGGATGGTCGTGGCCACCCTGGGCGGGCGGGTCGTGCGCCGGCCGGCGGTGCTCTGA